ACCTACACCATCCCGAAACACGAACTCGACGACTATCAACGTCAACTCTCCGACTCCCGAGACATCTACGACCACGCTGACGTAAAAAACTACATGGTTTTCAACGGACTCGGCCTGTCCCGAGTCCACAACGTCGAAGACTACTCCTACATCGGAGACTTCGCTCACACCCTCTGGGACGCAACCACCGCCGCCGGAATCATCGACCAGTACCACCGACTCGACGCCATTGCCTACACCATCAACGCAATGGGCTACAGTGAAGGCGAAGTCCAAGCCCGAAACGCCCCAACGGGCACACTCTTCGAACAAACCGGAAACTGTACCGAATGGACGTTCCTCTACAACGCCATCCTCCGATGCGCTCCTTTCAACATCCGAACCGCCTACATGACTACCTACGTCCGAGACTACGCTCACGAAGTCTCCCTCATTGATGCCCGAGACCTCGACCTGGAAACCCTCACCAACATCGATGAGTCCTCGATGTTCGAGTCCGAACGACCCGACATCGCTGAAGAACTCCCTGATACAGAATACGTCTGGGTTGACGTGACCAATAGTATGGATGACTCGTTCGTTGGGAACTACAGTAGCTCACTCTATCATAGCTCCTACATCACCACCACGTCCGACCTCCACCGATACGCCGGCCTCAACGGCTACCCGGACACCTACGAGCTTCCGGCCTCGAACACACGTTGACATCCTCCCCACCCTGACGGGTGCCGAGCAGGGCGGGGTAGTTCACGCGAGAACGCCGAAGGATTCATCAAGAGGTTTGAGAAATGGCACGGAGTGACAGATAGGAGCGACCTGTGAGCGAGGACGAGTTCGAGTCGATACCTGAACGCATCAGCAACCACTTCGACCGGGTACGTGCCCTTCTGGAGCAGGAAACCGACGACACCGACGCCTGAGGACGCTTCCAACTGGCGAGATCGAGTTCTTGGCTGCTGTGATTTCCACAGTATGAGAATCATCTACCGGACCCACGCCGGTTCGTCGGCATCGCCCCCGTCGGCGTCGAGCGCGTACGTGATCTCGATCGTCACCGTCTCGTTATCATTAAGGTGGAAATCGGCGTACGTCTCCGCTCGCGTCATACCGTAGGTGATGTCGACGGCCAGGATCTCGCCCGTCTCCGCGTCGATGTGTACCTCGCCACCGGTGTTGGTTAGCCGATACGGTCGGCTGCCGTCCCGCCAGGCGTCCTGTGGTTCGTACACCTCGATCGTACGCGAGTCAGTTCTCCCGCGTGTCGACGTGTTCGTACGGCGGGCGGTTCGTATTCGAGATAACGAGGGTGTGCATCAGCCTGACTTCGCTCTCGAGATGGGACCGCGCATCGGGACGTTCGCCGACGACGCCGTCGTCCGTCTCGTACAGCACGTCCACCCGGTCGGGGATCGTCCAGTCCGGGTCCGCCACGCCGGCGTCTGGGTAGTAAATGTACGTGGTGTTCTCGGCATAGACGGGCCGCTCGCAGCATACTAACAACCAGGGGCGGTTCGATATCTACCGTTGTGCCGAATCCCCGACAGAGCGCCAGTACGCTTCTCGTGATTTCTCTGGGTACTACGAGAAGCTATGATCAAGTCGAAGTCTGCAATTGCGGCAAAAACCACTCATATCGGTTACGAGAGGCAAGATTCCCTCGTTTACGAATCGTTTTGCGGCAGTATCCTGATTTGGGATGTATGAGCGACGACGCGTATGTTGATCTTGCCTATCCCGAAGAAGCACCGGAAGAGGTCAAAGAGATCTATCGAGAGATCATCGAGACCCGTAAGGGAGAGATGGATGACGAAATGAATCTTAATAAGATGTGGCTGGCCTACGGGACGTCGCCAGATTCACTTGCCGCGTTTTGGCCCCATATGCGAGATTCCTATCGTGCTGGGGTACTCCCATTTGAACTCAAATCGAAGGTGTCACTCGTGACCGCAAGCGTGATGGAGTGTGAGGGGTGTCGATTCTTCCACACATCTCGCCTGGCCGGTGAGGGTGTCGATGATGAGGAGATCGAACAACTACGCGAAGTTGAGATTGAAGAATCGGCGTTCTCCGAACAAGAGTACGAAGTACTTCGATTCGCCGAAACGCTAGCTACAGACCACCATGCGATCGAGGAAGAAAACGTCGACCGACTCCGTTCGGTTGGTCTCTCGGACCAGGAGATCGTTGAACTGATCGACTCCGTCGCGATCCACGTCCACACAGCGCTGTTCCAAGAGGCGACAGGTGTCGTCGCTAAGGGCATGACTGAAGATGATTATCTGGTTGGTTCACAGGGCCTTGATGAGTGACAATGGCGAAATCAGAGTCACCCTGCGTTCAGGTATTCTCCGCTTCTGACTGTGGCCGGTGCCCAGAAGCGATTGAGATCTCGCGTGAGGTAGCCAATGAACACGGGGTTGAGGTCGAAATCGTTGATATTGAATCCGATCGTTCTAAGGCACTCAGCGCTGGTGTACTGTCGGTTCCAACGGTTATCGTCGGCGACACCCAGCTACAGGGTGTGCCGACCGTTGATCGGCTCGAGCAAGCTCTAGAGAACGAGTTCTCTGGGTAGTAGCAGGTACCTCATCGCCATCGATAGTGTGAGCTCATCAGAGTCACTGAACTCCTGCGTAATTTTGCCACTATCTATTATCACGGGCAAATGGCCCCAGTAACACCGGCTTCAAGCAGACCGGTTCTCATTACGAGTTATGCCCGTTTCTTCCGAAAAGGCCGTGGTGATCGCAGCATACGTCGCCTTTGCTGGAGCGATGTTACCGCCGGTGCTGTGGCTTGTGAACGAACCGATACTGATTGCGGGGTATCCGCTCTTGTACCTCTGGGCCATCGCCTGGGGAACAATCGGCATTGCAGTGCTCTACGTGACGGTTCGCCTGAATCTCTTCGGGATCGGTCCGGATCAGGTGCCACCGGAACTCAGACAACAAGAGACACCAGTTCCGACGGACTCGACTGTACATGAAATAGATGCTACTGAGGGGGATGACTGATGGTCGATACTCAATCAGCAGTCGCATTAGCGACAATTGGTGTCTACATTGTTATCGTGCTGGCTCTCGGTTATCAAGGCTGGCGCGTTGGGAAAGTCAGCGTTGAGGACTGGATGACCGCTAGCCGAGGGCTCGGAATCGTTGTTCTCCTGTTCACGTACGCGGCAACCTACCACTCAGCATTTGCGTTCCTTGGTGCGTCCGGGTTCATGTATGAAAACGGCATCGGCCTCTTGCTTGCAGCGACCGGATTTTTAGTCATGTCCGGGCTGATATTCTGGGTCCTCGGTTCGCGAATCTGGTTACTTGGGAAGAAACACGGATACATCACACCTGCTGATCTGCTTCGCGATTTCTACAACTCGCGCATCTTAGGGCTGTTCGCCAGTCTTGTTCTGATTCTGTTTACGTTCCCCTATGTCGCACTTCAACTCATGGGAGGGGGAATTATCTTTGAGACGGCGACTGGCGGGCTTGTGAGCTTCGAAGTTGGTGCCGCCGTTTTACTTGCCGTTGGCGTCATCTATGTCTGGCTTGGTGGAATGCGTTCAATTGCGTGGACAGACACTGTTCAGGGCGTGTTTATGATCCTGGCCGTCTGGATAGCCGCTGCCTTCTTTCTTGCCTCTACGTACCACGGTCCGGCGGAATTTCTCACGGAGCTCACACTGTCGTTTGAAGAGCACGTGACTCTCCCTGGTCCAGAGGGGACGATGCAACCAGTTTGGTACACATCTTACGCACTCATGATCGGCCTGGGGATGATGATGTCCCCACACATCTTCCTGCGATACTTTTCTGCGAAGTCGCCGACAACGATCAAGTCTGTTGCCGTTGGTGGAACCGCATACCTGATCGGTTTCTACATTATCCTTCCAATCTTTGCGTTCGCCGCGGTTACACACTTTCCCGACCTTGCAGATCCGGATTCGGCAGTGCCGGCAGTTCTTTATGAGTTTACCCCTGTCTGGTTCGCTTCAATCGTCGTTGCCGGGGCGCTAGCCGCGGCGATGAGCACAAAAGACGCCCAGATGCACGCAGTCTCCGTACTTATCACACGGGACTGGTATGAGGAGTTTACTGACGACGTTGATAGCCGAACCGAAACGCGCCTCGCACAGGTGTTGATCCCAATCCTCGGCGTTATCTCGTATGTTTTCGCAATCCAGGACTTCGGCCTGCTTGCAATCGTACTAAGTATGGCCCTTGACGGCACCGCTCAATTGATGCCGCTCGTCGTTGGTGCCCTCTTTTGGTCGCGGGCGACGACCGAAGGTGCGTTCGCCGGCATCGTATCGGGCGTGACCGTCACTGCGGTGCTCTACCTCGGTGTGGTGTCGGTGCCAGCGATCCTGCCAGAGGCCGTTCCTGGATTCTACGGCCTCATTCTGAACGTCACACTCTTTGTGGGAGTGAGCCTACTCACCGATCCCGTCCCGACGGCGAACCGTGACCGGGTTCAGGGCTATATCGCTTACGCACGAGAACGCGGCTGGCAGACTGACGCGAACGTACCAGCCGACGACTGACAGCGTATGAGCCGACTCCCAAGGGACGAGTTTCCGATCGGGTGTTAACCCATCGACCGTGCGGGTTCCTGCTGTTGGTTGTTTTTACTTCGCGTTGAACGGCTCACCTGACATGATTTTAGACTCGATCGGGTCACTACGCTCACGTCTTGTTTGTGTTCGAACACTTCGCTTACCTCTCTTGTAAGCTCGCTTGCTTTGATGTGGGCATTCCTCTGTGATATTGTCCATGGGTCGGCGTTCCGGAGCGTCAGTTGTGTCGCTGCCGTGCCGCGTTCACACTAGATGGTTTCGCCGACACCGCAACGCGCTTCGTGGGGCTTGGAATAGTCTCTGTCGACGTCGAAATTGGTACTCTTACAGCGTCGTTTCAGGATCAACCGGCGTTGGTCGAACGTGACGGTGGCGAGACACCGTGTTTCCCGAGTAATTCAGGGGCTCGGCACCGCGAACCCACCGTCGGCGAGTGCGAGAAGCCTGAGCACGTGGCCGAAACGCTGTCCGGCCACTGCGCTATCGCTAAGTGCGATACGTGAGTATTTAGGTTCAAATGCCGTCGAAGAGGTATTCAAAAATCAGCCTCACTGAGGTAGAGGGACGTACGAAAAACTCCTCCGTTCCGATGGTCAAATCGCTGGGGTACGAATTACGCGCTCGGGGCGACCCACGGCCACGTGAACTTCGGTTCAATTATTTCTATTATGAGACAGGACAAGCTGTACCGCGTCACACTCAGCAGAAGCAAGAAGAAGTGTTCTTCATCGTTGAAGGCAGGTGCCGTGTTGAAGTGGATGGAGAGGAGTTCGAAGTCGAAGCAGGTGATGTTGTTGTCATTGATCCCGGTCCATGGCGCCAAATCACCGCCCTTGAACCAGCAGAAATCTTCGCCATCGGTGCACCGAATGTTCGCGATGATGCCGTCTTTGAGGACCAGACAGGAGCTGACTAACGCGCATTCAAGCCTCCCACGATGTGGTGAGAGATAGTGTGTACCGTTGAAATCACACCTCAAACACCTCCTCGAGCCGCTTTCGCATGAGCTCACGTCGGTAGCGCCGGTGTTCCCCTTCCGACAGGTAGTTTTTCAGAACGACAGACGGGTCCGAACTCCCCTGCTCGTCGGCGATTACTACTCCCAAAAATCGACCTCAGCTCGTGCCACATTTGCGCTCTGTATTCAGCACGACTAGCAAAGCAATCGCATTATAAGCATTTCGATAAATACGATCTGTGTACGATTCAACACTGTCCAGTCGACCGCCGGAGTCTCGGGGGTTACGGCGGTACGAGGGGAATTCTAGCAGCGTCAAAGCCTATGTATACGGACGCTATAGGCTCAGTGAGTACGATGGCAACAGAACACATCCAGTCACCCATGCCGGGAGTCTTCTACACGCGACCGGACCCGGACGAGGAGCCGTTCGTCACCGAGGGCGAGGAGGTCACCGAGGGGGACGTCCTCGGGCTGGTCGGCGTGATGAAGAACTTCCACGACATCACCGCGCCGGCCGACGGGACGGTCGCCGAATTCCGCGCGGAGAACGAACAGGAGGTCGACGCTGGCGACGACCTGCTCGTTCTCGAGACCAGTTGAGCGCGCCGCCGCTTCGGGATCTCAGACGTACTCGCTCTCGCTTTCGTACGTAGACGGGTCGTCTTTGAACGTCTCGGCGACGGTCTCGAGGGTGACGAACCTCGCGTTCTCGTGGCCCTGCACGTAGGTGATGAACTCCTCGAACAGCGGGATCATGTGCGGGAGCCCGTGGATGTCCGGGTGAATCGTGAAGGTGTAGACGCCCGCGCCGCGCCGGTCGTAGAGGAAGTCGAACTGCCGTTTGTAGTACTGTTCGTACATCATCTCCGGGTCCTTGTAGCCGGCGTGGTAGATCGGCTGCTTGATGAACAGCATCGGCGGGATGTCGTCGCGGTACCAGCTGATCGGAATCTCGACGACGTCGGTCTCCTCGCCGTACTGGTAGGGTTCCATCCAGGTTTCCGGGTTCTTGTCGTAGTCGATCTTCTCCCAGCTGTCGCCCTTGCGCATCCAGCCCGGCTCGAACTGCCGCTCCATGAGGCTGCTGTCGTAGAGAAAGCCGTGCTTCTCGACCAGGTCGGGCGTGTTGTCGCTGAACTCCCACCAGCTGGCGCGGTGGCCGGTCGGCGGCGAGCCAGTGACGTCCTCGATGAGGTCGATCGAGACCTCGAGGATCGCGTCCTCTTGTTCCCGCGAGAGGTCAGTCGGGTTCTCGTGGGAGTAACCGTGGACCCCGAGTTCGTGGCCGGCGGCCGCGACGGCCTCGATCTCGTCGCGGAACGTCTCGATCGTGTGACCGGGGACGTACCACGACGTCTCGATCCCCGTCTCCTCGAAGAGCGTGAGCATTCGCGGAATGCCTTCGTTGCCGGCCGCTAACCCTCGAGAGAGGTCGGCAGGCGAGTCGGCACCGCCGTACGAGCCGAGCCAGCCGGCGACACAGTCCGCGTCGACACCGATTGCGACGTCTACAGTACCCATGGCTAGTTGCTCGCACCAACGAGCGGTAAAGTACTGTTTCACGGCTCCCTTGACCGTCCCACGTGCCGACCTGTTCAGTGCGGGCGAGACTCGAGTATCGCTCTCAGATGTACCGGTCGGCGACGTGGTCGACCGCCTCGACCGTCGCCCCGGCGATCCGGTCGAGCGCCGCGTCGCTGCTGTTCAGCGGTGGTGCGAGCATCAGGTGGTCGCCGCGGTGGCCGTCGACGCTGCCGCCGCCGGGGTAGACGTAGACGCCGTTCTCGAAGGTGCGGTCGAACACGCGCGTTCGCACCTCCGCGTCGGGATCGAACGGCGCTTTCGTCTCCCTGTCGGCGACGAGTTCGATACCGATCTGCAGGCCGATTTGGCGCACCTCGCCGACGATGGGGCTCTCCGCGAGCGACTCGAGTCCGGCGGCGAGTCTGTCGCCGCGCTCGCGCACCCCCTCGAGCAGCGCCGGCGTGTACAGTTCGAGCACGTGATCTGCGACGGCGGAGGAGACGGGGTTTCCGCTGAACGTGTGGCCGTGGTAGAACGGCTGATCGGCGTCCTCGAGCGCCTCGACGACGCGGTCACGGACCATCGTCGCGCTGATCGGCGCGTACCCCGCGGCGATCCCCTTCCCGAGCGCCATCAGGTCGGGAACCACGTCGAAGTGGTCGCACGCGAACAGGCGACCGGTTCGGCCGAAGCCGACCATCACCTCGTCGGCGATGAACAACACGCCGTACTCGTCGCAGATTCGGCGGACCTCCTCGTAGTACGCCGGGTGTGGATGTGCCGCGGGGATGCTCGAGCCCGAGACCGGCTCCGCGATGAACGCCGCCACGGTTTCGGGACCCTCCTGTCTGATGAGTCGCTCCAGTTCCGCGGCGGCGGCGACCGCCTGCTCTGTCGGCGTCCCCTCGTGGGGCCAGCGGTAGGGATACGCCGGCGGGATCTTCGGCCAGTTCCGGAGCAGCGGTTTGTACGTCGTCCGTCGGCCGGTGTTCCCCGACGCCGAGAGGGCGCCGAGAGTCGCGCCGTGGTAGGATTGCCAGCGCCCGATGACGGTCTCTCGGGCGTGGTCGCCCCGGGCGACGTGGTAGTCACGCGCCAGCTTGATCGCGGTCTCGACGGCCTCGCTGCCGGAGTTCGAGAGAAAGGCATTGTTCAGCGAGCCGGGGGCCATCGACGCAAGCGTGTCGGCCAGCGATTCGACCGCGGGCGTCGTGAAGTACGACGTCGAGACGTAGCCGACGCGGTCGGCCTGTCTCGCCATGACCTCGTCGACGCCCTCGAGCGAGTGGCCGAAGTTGACGACCGCCGCGCCCGCCGCGGCGTCGATCAGCTCCGCTCCCGACTCCGTAACGAGGTACTCGTCGTGGGCGTGAGTGACGGTCGGGTGATCGGGGTGACGGCCGGCGCCCCACTTGTAGAACATCGTCATGAATACCGAAAGAGCGTCGAAGACTCCCAAATAGCTTGTCGTACCGGTTTCTTTCGGGCGCCAGGGGAGCCGCGCGTTCGGAAGCGGCGGGCTCACTCGCCGCCGCGATAGTCGTCTATCGGGGGCGCGAACGCGTCGATCAGCTCCGTTCGCGGCGCGCGCCCGACGATGCCGTGTTCGGTGCCCGGACCGACGACGAACGAATCGCCCGGACCGAGGACGGTTTCGCGTTCGCCGAGGAGCTCGACGCTGCCGGCGATAACGTACACCGCCTGGTGGGTGTCGTCGTGTTCGTGTACCGGAAACTCCGCACCTTCCTCGACCGTGTAGTGGACGAGCATCAGCTCGTCGGTGTACGCCAGCACGCGCCGTTCGATCCCGTCGTACGCCGTCTCTACCTTCACCGGGTTCGTCCAGGAGGTGATGTCGATCATCCCGTGTGACTGCGTGCGGCGACCACTATGGGCGTTGTGACATCGGGCGGTCCGACAAGAGAGCGGACTGTTGATCGTACCGCACGAGAAGTCCCGGTCGCGCCATCAACTCGGCAGTCGTCCCGCGCTCGAGGAACACCAGCACCCCGATCACCGAGCCGAGTGCGACCGCCGCCCGACGAACACCGCGTCGTAGGTGTATCCCTGCTCGAGGAAGACGCCCAGCACGGCCGAGCCGAGCGACTGGGTGAGCACCCAGATCGAACTGAACGCCTGGGGCCGGTCGAGAAAGAACCATACGCATCGAACTCGTCGACTCCGGTATGGATGCAGGAACTCCGGTTTCAGACGTCATGTCCACGCCCCTCGAGACCATCTCGGCTTCGGCGACGGTCAGAGCGGCCACCAAGCAGATGCGCGAGAAGAACATCAACGCGCTCGTCGTGACCACCCAACCCCCGTCGATCGTCACCAGCACCGACGTCCTCGAGGTCGTCGCCGAGGGCCGCGACCCCGAAACGCTCGCGGTCGCCGACGTGATGACCGAGGGCGTCGAAACCGTCCCACCGGAACTCCTCCTCGAGGAGGTCGCCGCGATGATGACCACGTTCGGCATCAAACACCTCCCCGTCGCCGACGACGACTACATCGGGATGATCTCCTCGACCGATATCGCCGCTCACATCGCCTGATACGGCCTGTCGCCGTCTCTTAGCGGTAAGTCCCGCCCGCACGACGCTCAGGCAGCGTCCGCGTCGTCGAACACGACCCGGATGAGGCGCCGTTGTGCCGTCCGAAGGTGCTGGTGAAACGTGGGTGCGGCGACGCCGAGCGAGTCGGCCACCTCCTCTCCGGTCGAGTCACGGGGCCAGGCGAAATAGCCCGCGTAGTACGCCACCTCGAGCGACGTCCGCTGGCGATCGGTAAGCAGGTCGAAGACGACACCGCCGATCCCCTCGGCCGCGCGGCCGCGGTCGACCTGTCGCTGACTGACGAGTTCGACGCCGGGATACGCCTCCCGGATCGACTCGACGACGTGGCGAACGTCCGCGCTCGGCGGGAGGTGGACGCGCATGTAGTAGTCGCCGTCCTCGATCCGCGCCGCTTCGATGTAGCCGCCGTAGCCGGTGATCGTCGAGAACATTGGCGGATCGACCAGCGTGAGTTCGAACTGGCGCGTCTCGCCGTCGGTCCGAAGGATCTGTACGGACTGCCAGTGGGGGACGGCGTCGGAGGCGACCGCCGCTTCCATCGCCTCGAGTGCCGCCCCTGTCACGGTCCCGTACTCGAGGAAGACCCCGTCGCCGGCCGGAACGGCCCGCTCGTGCGTGATCGTCCCGGCGACGTCCGGCGACTCCGCGACCGGGGCGAAGAAGTCGTTGATCTGGAACTCGAGTTCGCGGACCTCGTCGCTCAGCAGGGCTCGCTGGCGCTCGATGGCGGCGATCGCGTGGCCGACGACCTCGCCGAGTTGACCGATCACCGCCCGTTCGTCGTCCGTAAACGCGTTCGGGCGGTCCGTGTACACGCACAACACGCCGTAGTGGGTTCCGCCGTGAGCGATCGGAATGGCTGCGGCGGCCTCGAAGCCACACTCGCCAGCGAGTCCGGAATCGGAGCCGGCGTTCTGGAGCACCCGCGTCTCACCCTCCCGGAGGGCTCGCCCCTCCGGATCGTGGCGCCCCCGTCCCGACGGGTCGACGGTGATAGTGGTTTCGTCCACGCGATCTTCGACGCCGGCCCCGGCCCGTATGGTGACGACCTGGCGCCTGACGTCCACGTCGCCGATCCACGCTGACGTATACGACTCGGAGTCGGCGAGGCGCTGGCAGACGATCTCCTCGATCTCTTCGCGCGAAGACTGCTCGATGACCGCGTCGGTGATGTCGCTGACGACCTCGTGAAGGCTGTTCAGCGCCTCCAGTTGTGACTTGGCGCTTCGAAGCAGCGCTTCGCGTTCTTTCTGCTCTGTCACGTCCTGTGACATCCCCATCGCCGCGAACACCTCGCCGTCGTCGTCGCGCACGGGGACGAAGTGAAACCTGTAACTCCTGTCGTCGATCGTGGCCTCGAACGTCGCTGAGTCGCCCTCGAGGGCCGCCTCGTAGTGCGGGCCGACGACCTCGGCGACAGCGGGTGGCAACACGTCGTAAATCGGTTTTCCCTCGAGTTCCGTCCTCGGAACCGACGTGTTCCCTTCCAGCGTGCCGCCGAACGAAAGGTATCGACACGCTTCGTCGACGAGCGCGACAGCGCCGTTAGGGAAGTGTTCGACGAGCGTCCGGTACTGGCGGCGGGTTTCCTCGAGGGCGCGTTCTCGCTCCGTTCGCTCGGTGATGTCCCTGACGGTGCCGACCGCTCGGACCGGTTCGTCGTCCTCGAAGGCGAACCCGCCGTGTGTCTCGATCCAGCGGCGTTCCCCGTCGCGCCGGATGATTCGACACCGAAGCGCCCACTCACCCGTCTCGAACGCCTCGTCGAGACTCCGGGCGACTCGCTCTCGATCGTCCCGGTGAACGTGTTCGAGAAATCGCTCGATACCCCACTCCTCGAGGGGTTCGTCGTAGCCGAAGATCCGGTCGTGATGGGGGGATCGAGTCGGCGACGCCTCCGTCTCGAGGTCGAGTTCCCAGATGCCGATATCGGCCGCCTCGAGCGCGAGCTGCAACAGTTCCGCACCCGTGTCGACCTCGAACGCGGTGTCGTCTGTCGGCGAGGAGGAGCGTCGGGCGACAGTCGCGTCCTCGGTATCGTCTCGGTCGGGCGGGTTTCGCCACCAGACCCGGGCGCTGGACCCGACCTTTTTCGTCTCGAGTTCGCCGCGCTCGACGAGCCGTTCGAGGCGCTCGTACGTACTCCGCCGGCCGAGATCGAGATCCGCTGCGACCTCGGTCGTTGTCAACGGAATCCCGGCCTTCGCGAACAGCGCCCGCGTTTCCCGAAGGGCCGGGGTGAGAGAGTCCGAGGACATAGGTTTTCAACCGGCTCCGCGTACATCAAACCTCCGGCGGCGGAGGCAAGTCGAGTCGGCTCCGCTCGAGTACTCTCGAGGGAGAGCAGGCATTAACGGCGCCAGTCGCGGAGCGTATCTCCAAACAGTGTAGGGGCGCAGTCTATAGGCGGTGCAGGGCGAGAACCCCGAGGCTTGACCTCGGGGGTGAAGCCCGTCACGGAATGATACACACCACGTGCTGCGATCTCACACCCAATAAGTAGCTTTAAATAATAGTTCGATCTCTAATAGAGTGTGACCGTCGTCAGGAATATCCAAGTCAAACTCGACATCCCCGAGGAACACCACCCCGTAGTGGATGCCACGTTTGACGAGTTCCGCCGAGTCACCGAACCAGTCATCGACTACGGCTGGAGCGACGACCCTGACGACATCATCACCAACAAAAACCACCTCAACGAAGCCACCTACCACGACATCCGCGACGACAGCCCACTCACCGGCGGACACGTCCAATCCGCTCGCAACCTCGCAGCCAACGCCCTTTCAAATTGCAAAGACTTGCTCGAAGACGGCAAGAACACGAGCAAGCCCGAGTTCAAGGGCACGGTCGTCACCTACAACTCAAACACCATAACGTACAACGACGACCACTGTACTCTCTCGACGGTAGACGGACGAATCCACGCCGAATACGTGTTCCCACACGACGACGAGGGAACGCCGTTCGAGGAGTACTGGAACGAGGACAAGTGGGAGAAACGAGAAGCAACGCTCCACAAGCGTGACGGTAAATACTACCTCCACGTTGCCGTTGAACACGTAGACGACACTGATTCTACCGACGAGCAGACCGAGAACGGAGTGGTTCTCGGCGTTGATTTGAACGTGGACGGCTCCCTCGCCGTCACTAGCACCGGGGCGTTCCTTGGAAACGCGGACGAGTTGAACCACAAACGCGACGAGTACGAACGCCGCCGTGGAAACCTGCAACAGACGGGGACGCGCTCGGCGCACCTTACCATCCAGTCAATTGGTGACAGGTTCGCCGAGTGGAGTCGCCACTGTTTGCACGACGTATCGAACGGCATTGTTCGAGAAGCCCGCATAAACGACTGTACGCATATCGCGTTCGAGCGGTTGACGTGGATCTGGACGCGCATTTCGAATGCCTCGAAGTTCCAGCAGTGGGCGTTCAAAGAACTCCAGCGACAGGTCGAGTACAAGGCCGAAGAATACGGCATCGGAGTTGAAACCGTCGCGCCGCAGTACACGTCTCAACGATGTAGTCACGGTGAGTGTGGGTTCACCCACGAAGATAACCGCGATGGTGACGAGTTCGAGTGTCTGAAGTGCGGAAAGGAGTTGCACGCGGATTACAATGCGGCTCGGAACGTGGCGTGGCGTCTTGTCCAGAACTGGCTCAAGTCTGGGTCTGGACGGGCTACCAGTCAACTAGCCCTGAAGTCAGGAACCGTGAACGCGAATGGTCAGTTTAGACCGACTGCACTCAGCAGTTAGAGC
The sequence above is drawn from the Natrononativus amylolyticus genome and encodes:
- a CDS encoding cupin domain-containing protein, whose amino-acid sequence is MPSKRYSKISLTEVEGRTKNSSVPMVKSLGYELRARGDPRPRELRFNYFYYETGQAVPRHTQQKQEEVFFIVEGRCRVEVDGEEFEVEAGDVVVIDPGPWRQITALEPAEIFAIGAPNVRDDAVFEDQTGAD
- a CDS encoding glutaredoxin family protein; its protein translation is MAKSESPCVQVFSASDCGRCPEAIEISREVANEHGVEVEIVDIESDRSKALSAGVLSVPTVIVGDTQLQGVPTVDRLEQALENEFSG
- a CDS encoding aspartate aminotransferase family protein, which encodes MTMFYKWGAGRHPDHPTVTHAHDEYLVTESGAELIDAAAGAAVVNFGHSLEGVDEVMARQADRVGYVSTSYFTTPAVESLADTLASMAPGSLNNAFLSNSGSEAVETAIKLARDYHVARGDHARETVIGRWQSYHGATLGALSASGNTGRRTTYKPLLRNWPKIPPAYPYRWPHEGTPTEQAVAAAAELERLIRQEGPETVAAFIAEPVSGSSIPAAHPHPAYYEEVRRICDEYGVLFIADEVMVGFGRTGRLFACDHFDVVPDLMALGKGIAAGYAPISATMVRDRVVEALEDADQPFYHGHTFSGNPVSSAVADHVLELYTPALLEGVRERGDRLAAGLESLAESPIVGEVRQIGLQIGIELVADRETKAPFDPDAEVRTRVFDRTFENGVYVYPGGGSVDGHRGDHLMLAPPLNSSDAALDRIAGATVEAVDHVADRYI
- a CDS encoding sodium:solute symporter family protein, with translation MVDTQSAVALATIGVYIVIVLALGYQGWRVGKVSVEDWMTASRGLGIVVLLFTYAATYHSAFAFLGASGFMYENGIGLLLAATGFLVMSGLIFWVLGSRIWLLGKKHGYITPADLLRDFYNSRILGLFASLVLILFTFPYVALQLMGGGIIFETATGGLVSFEVGAAVLLAVGVIYVWLGGMRSIAWTDTVQGVFMILAVWIAAAFFLASTYHGPAEFLTELTLSFEEHVTLPGPEGTMQPVWYTSYALMIGLGMMMSPHIFLRYFSAKSPTTIKSVAVGGTAYLIGFYIILPIFAFAAVTHFPDLADPDSAVPAVLYEFTPVWFASIVVAGALAAAMSTKDAQMHAVSVLITRDWYEEFTDDVDSRTETRLAQVLIPILGVISYVFAIQDFGLLAIVLSMALDGTAQLMPLVVGALFWSRATTEGAFAGIVSGVTVTAVLYLGVVSVPAILPEAVPGFYGLILNVTLFVGVSLLTDPVPTANRDRVQGYIAYARERGWQTDANVPADD
- a CDS encoding polysaccharide deacetylase family protein, which produces MGTVDVAIGVDADCVAGWLGSYGGADSPADLSRGLAAGNEGIPRMLTLFEETGIETSWYVPGHTIETFRDEIEAVAAAGHELGVHGYSHENPTDLSREQEDAILEVSIDLIEDVTGSPPTGHRASWWEFSDNTPDLVEKHGFLYDSSLMERQFEPGWMRKGDSWEKIDYDKNPETWMEPYQYGEETDVVEIPISWYRDDIPPMLFIKQPIYHAGYKDPEMMYEQYYKRQFDFLYDRRGAGVYTFTIHPDIHGLPHMIPLFEEFITYVQGHENARFVTLETVAETFKDDPSTYESESEYV
- a CDS encoding carboxymuconolactone decarboxylase family protein, which gives rise to MSDDAYVDLAYPEEAPEEVKEIYREIIETRKGEMDDEMNLNKMWLAYGTSPDSLAAFWPHMRDSYRAGVLPFELKSKVSLVTASVMECEGCRFFHTSRLAGEGVDDEEIEQLREVEIEESAFSEQEYEVLRFAETLATDHHAIEEENVDRLRSVGLSDQEIVELIDSVAIHVHTALFQEATGVVAKGMTEDDYLVGSQGLDE
- a CDS encoding acetyl-CoA carboxylase, with amino-acid sequence MATEHIQSPMPGVFYTRPDPDEEPFVTEGEEVTEGDVLGLVGVMKNFHDITAPADGTVAEFRAENEQEVDAGDDLLVLETS
- a CDS encoding CBS domain-containing protein; translated protein: MDAGTPVSDVMSTPLETISASATVRAATKQMREKNINALVVTTQPPSIVTSTDVLEVVAEGRDPETLAVADVMTEGVETVPPELLLEEVAAMMTTFGIKHLPVADDDYIGMISSTDIAAHIA
- a CDS encoding cupin domain-containing protein, producing the protein MIDITSWTNPVKVETAYDGIERRVLAYTDELMLVHYTVEEGAEFPVHEHDDTHQAVYVIAGSVELLGERETVLGPGDSFVVGPGTEHGIVGRAPRTELIDAFAPPIDDYRGGE